In Mytilus edulis chromosome 3, xbMytEdul2.2, whole genome shotgun sequence, the genomic window taactatgatatgatctttctaattttaatgccaaattaaagtattgaccccaatttcatggtccactgaacaaagaagaagatagtgtgaagctcaggttaaagtttttggtcaaggtagtttttgatgaagttgaagtccaatcaacttgaaacttagtacacatgttaactatgatatgatctttctaattttaatgccaaattaaagtattgaccccaatttcacggtccagtgaacatgtaaaatgatagtgcgagtggggcatccatgtactattgacacattcttgtttaatactGTATTTTAACTTAAAACATTCAgggaattaattttaaaaaaacagttgaTGTCTTTTCAGCAcagaaatttaaaacatttcatttcAATAATTTACACTGCAAATTATAATCATAAATTTGGCCTTTTTCAAAAACTTACAGTATTTCGTATAATATTTGTATTTGCCTTGAAATTTTGTtgcaattatttgatttttatgccccacctacgatagtagatgggcattatgttttctggtctgtgcgtccgtctgttcatttgtctgtctgtcccgcttcaagttaaagtttttggtcaaggtagtttttgatgaagttgaagtccaatcaacttgaaactaagtatacatgttccctatgatatgatctttctaatgtaaTGCCAAACTAgactttttaccccaatttcatggttcactaaacatagaaaatgatagtgcgagtggggcatccgtgtactatggacacattcttgttttatttcagaGTCAAGAATGTCAAGCTGAGAGATTGAAGCTAGCTAATTTTATACGAACCAAAGCAAAACCACCCATTTTCTATCTGCCTAAAATGATGAATGAAAGtctagaaaataaaaagaaagaaacagcTACAGCCATAAATGGTTTGTATTTGTTGAATGTAAAATGTGGTTTcagaaacatatttaaaattttataatgttgtttaatactgtaaattcagaaattttggtgTGCAATTATTATTGAGATTATTGCACAATCAACACAAACGTGAATTTTAGTAGCCGTTTTCAGGAAATTCTCTTAGAAATTATGCTTTCATAATATACAATTCAAGTTTTTGTTTTTGCTTCCCTTATTTCTTTGGTTTTACAGTATAAAACCATCACCAAACTTTCTGATGTTAAgtgataaaataaattgaaaaaaagatatgaaatatgCATTATAATAACTAGTAATAACCCGTGATTGTGCAGTGTTATTGCCGATTGATTGTGTTAATTTGAATGAATATTTTGGATGTAGTGAAATGGATCGTTCTGAAAGAATTAAGTGTGTATTTTCCAGGGTGTTTTAATAATTGATTATACAATGTGCAATTTGAAATGTCTTGTCAATCCCGGAATATCAAATCTCTAAATCAGGAACTTGCTCTGAACtattactatttttatttgatcaaATTGTTCCATACTgtgtatgacaaaaaaaaagttatctaaTAACCCTGCAACCTACCCTACAGATCAAATGTGATAGTGCACAAACAgtttagatgtaaaaaaaaaaaagtctgttgTATAAGATAGTGCAGAGTTGCAGATGTCATAAATCACCACTGCCGTAGCCACCCaagtgaaaaaaaatgaaaccgTGGTGCACAACTACAAACAGTTTTCAGAATGTTCAACTTACACTTGCGATATGACCGGAAGCTATATGTTacatatactattggtatcggtgtctgactcgacccggaacttcttaattattggcaatattaattacgtggaaaacaaatgggcctggagtggtgtaatttttaatcaacagcatagtactatattagttatatataaagttgaattctttgattcatcgtttttatgtgatgacggctgacaaattggacctcgtaattttagtattatagatgcatATTCCAAATCTTTTTTTCTTCAGCATATTTTATTTACAGAGGTCATAATGATTCTTTGGAATGAGTCCTGTACTTTATATTCCATCAAATTCATGATCTACCAGTATTGCTGTTATATTTTAAGATAAACATGATTCAAGTGAAGTAAGGTGAAACAGACTcaaatgataaatatttgaaatcaactAGTATCTCTTAAAGTTTTCTAAGTCATTtttgaatattgataaaaaaacaaattgtgtctaaatatatttttttggccaacCGCTTATATTTAAAAGTGTTTGGTTCAGTTACTGTAGGTAATCATGTTATTggcacatcaacttgaaacttagtaattATGTTTATGCAAAAAAGTAGTGTTTAGCCTCTGATTTCACATTTCCCTTTAATAACATTGATATATagtgcaaaaagtaaaatcacaaaaatactgaacttagaggaaaatcaattcggaaagtccataatcacatggcaaaatcaaataaaaaaacgcaTCAAaatcgaatggacaagaactcatattcctgacttggtacaggcattttcaaatgtagaaaatggtggattaaacctggttttatagagtAGAACAATGGTGACATAAAAAGACATATTGACAAAGATTATTCTTTCATATGTTagcatgtttatatatttttttattacaatagaatTATGTTAGTAAAGTAATACTGTAAACCAAACAATATTGAAAACTCAGATCTATTTCAATAATAAAACACCAACAGAGTTTGAAAATTGGGGGAAAATAAATAACCACGAAATTGTCAAaataagtactgtaaattcagaaatattgcGATTTTGTTTTTTctgactaaaatgcaattttaatttttgcgatattgagagaaaattcctgtttaattcatataaaacatttaaaattcgAGTTTAAATtactgcgattataaccctgtcacatttagcaataataaaaacattgtaataatttcagaatttacagtactgTTTAATTAAACATTAGTACATGCATTTATTATAGCTGACAATGTTTGCCGGTAAAAATTTGAGATCTAATTAATTCAATTGCACCAGTTTTGTATTAAAACTACTACTGATGATatgaatgcaatttttttttattattgggaaccttaaggtggtacccaacactttcactaaaattaatttggctcgtttaattttcataaaattttgtcaaagtatttactttgagactttaataaaaatataaaaatttaaaaaaatttgaaccaaccattttgtcagaaaaaaatacactggttatatagcaatttgacaaacaccaattttgatcattgagaggctgattatttcttttacaacacaacgttattaaaacgtttagctgattttacagagttacctccctgtagtgtaaggtaccaccttaaatggtccaattttgtgtattaaaaaaacaatcacaataatttttgaatttacagtatatgccATGATATTGAcctacagtttttttttattaattgcactttctttaatttcagaaatgatAACCCAGAAACAGAAGCAGCTTGACGAAGAGATAGAAGACTTAATGGCAGGAGGTCATGACCATGATCATCCAGAAGAAGAAGAGGGACCAACTGGGGAGGGAGCAGGGGAAGGGGAAGGTGATGGGGATAAAATCAAAGAGGGACAACCAGATAAGGAAAACCGTGTTTCCAGACATTATAGGTCTAAAGCAGATGAAATTGCAGAACAGGAAGAAATTCCAAGTAGAAAACGTAGAAAATCTAGTGGTGATAGGGGGGAAAGGCATAAATCAGGCGAAGACAAGGACCGCAAACATAGGAAATCCGATGAACATCATAAAGATGTTCATAAAAGTGAATCAGATAAAACAAGTGACAATAAACGTAGAAAATCTGAGCACAGTGGGGATCGAGCAGAAGGTAGGCATCAGAGATTGAGTCATGGGGAGGGGGATAGGAAGGGGAATCGCGAAGGAGATAGAGAAAGAAGCCGTGGGGAAGGCGAGAGAAGAAAAAGTCATAGTGAAAGAGAGAAGAGAGAGGGTGAAAGAGATAAGAGAGATGGTGAAAAAGATAAAAGAGACAGTGAAAAAGATAAAAGAGATGGTGAAAAAGATAGGAGAGAAAGTCACCATGGTGATAGTGACAGACGCAGAAGTCATGGTGATGATGGACACAGAGAAGATAGAAGAAGCCACGGGGAAGGGGGTCATGAACATGATAAAGAAGGAAAGAAGAAAGATCACAGAACCCGAGAACCAGCAAAACGGACAGAAAAGAAGGAGGATGGCGTAAAAGTGTCGATAGACTATGATGAGCAAGAGGGGGAGGGAGAAGTGAATGAAGAATCAAATTTACCCGTGCAGGTACCAGAAATAAAACCAGAAATTATGGACTTCAGTAATATGGCAGACATTCCAATGCCAGATGATGTGCAACTACCAAAAACAACATGATGAattcaacagtttaaaaaaactTAAGTCTTTGGAAAGtgtgaatttatattttttttagagatGCACAATTACACATTTTGGGGCTTACCTGGGTCTTTCTCAAACTTAAAACCAATCAAAAACAAGTTTTTAACTTTTCCTAAAATATCTGCAATGACTTGAAGTTGGACCTGACCTGGTCTTAATCATCTGATTTAAGAATTCCAGGATTTCCCCAAAACTGAACTAAGACATAAAGTGTCATCATAAATCAGAGTGCAAAAAAGGATAGTCGGGGTTCTCATTTGCAATTTGGCCACATATAGCCCTTGTTAGCATTTTATAGCAATTAATAGTTgtattaaagtttaatttttctttctttgtcttAAAATGTTcccaaaatatgtttaattctaAACATTAAATGGTTGTAAGAATAAGAGCATTTTCTCGATTCACACTTTCCAGTGACctgcattttcatattttcaggAAATACTTCAGCTTGTAGTTGTTGATAGTGTCAGTTGAATTGATCAATTGAATCTAGTGGAATCATTTTCCCTTTAAGATTTGAcctattattttaaaaacattgattataatctaacttttaaatattgaccaattttaaaatttgaatataaagaGATAAAAAGACAGTTAATGTCTaagagtttaataaaaaaaaatatattttattaattaaaaaaaattcacaacacTTGATAATAATGGATTTAATTTCTGTATTTAATATTGAAAAGTTGTGTGTTTGGGAAACAAGTGATAAAGGTCATTTAACAGGTTATAAAGGGTAAGTATCATAATAGACTTTTATCAGTTGTtttctttcacaaaatttttttatacataaaaatgcaatttttgaaaTGTAAAGTGTCTTTGAATCATGCATTTACTATTTTAGTATTTggtaattttattgaataatgtGTTTGGCATGAGAAGACAAGATATATccatgatttatttgtttttaatgaaattggtatatatttcatatttaatatattcaatttaaaGATGACAAGTAGTTTAATAACACCTTACTTTATTTCAGTACTTCACTTATTTTCTATGTCAAATCGTTGTGTTTTCTTAACAGTATATACAAAACTTCATAAttatatttagcaactttacataTTAAACAGATCTAAATGTATACTTCTATGtttaaatgttcaaattatttgtaattaattatgaattgaaatatcaaatactgtaagttgtttgtttgtcttataaaatgttaatattcataattttataaatgaCATTTTTAAACCTTACTTTGTGTCTtgttttttggaaagtttgctatagcttgctattgctACTTTCCTTAGGCGTCGGCCTCAACTTCCGGTGAGACAGACTATCCCAATGTTCTGCTCCAAGATAATGTAGTACTAGTGTTCGACTTCTGATTCTTGGATACTTTGAGTTGCTACTCTTTtgaaaagattacagcttgaataaaaatGGAATGAATGTTCAACGACAATTCAGATGAATTTAGCTTCATATTGAAAATAAGTATCACAAACACTACTTTGCGGATCGGCCATTGGCTGAAGAGAAAATCAAAGAAATCTACGCGAGACAGcgtttcattcatgaatatttcatgaatgaacattttcccgcactattttttactatgtacgatatttacaactgtttattattgaataagtaaaagcCCGAGTGCATCGAAAGAGTCCGGTATGCGAGAACAAGTTGATATTTAACAAAATTGTCGgataattgacaagtgataatggtttgatttatttttattttaacattacacaggtgatagaatataaaataatcgaTAATTATATGGCTTATGTCTCACGCCAAGGACGATTAAAGGTAAATACCGGCTtatagaaataaatagaaaagtgcattgtttttgtcaaactgacatcgatctgaaagttttgatgccaaaaatcatttgaaaacttttaattcgTAAAGTACTAACTGTTTcacattccaatgtggatataaggaCCTTCACTCGTTCAGCATGTTCAAGTGGATCAAACTGACAACAGAAAAAACATTGTCTTAATGACAATTAGTATCATAGCATCCGTATAATTTAAAAGCAACTGAGTCATCAACTACTTCTAAGAATATTATAGTTCAGTGTATCAAGACCGAGATCAAGCTAAAGACAAGTGctgtagaaattattaaaatgatttaataacattTGTCTATGTACTAGCAAAATGACTTTCTTAGTGCTTAACAATGCAGTGggggatccagaactttttatcctCACTTTATTCCTGGGGCAGTATGATTTTTTAAGATTGACCTATAATTAATAATGTGTCCCCACAGAGGCAATGATTAAataaatggcttaaaacaaaaatctcaaaTGTCATTGCCTCAATGGCAATTACGCAGCAGCAACTAAAATGTGTTTAAGGGTTATAAGCACCTCAGATCAACATTGAATGAATctagtgtatataaacttttttattcCTGAGAGTGAGGTCATACTACTATTGTTATGCCCCCACCatattgagttttatccttgtttttttctgtaagtatgtacgtcccttacttgtacgtacgtccatacatcccaaaattgatttctgttctcttactttagttttcCTGAACCAAAGAGGTAGAGCCAATTTGCCGGCAATTTgtttcattcgataagataggtaaaatcatgttttaaatagcccgatagatgctaattatagtacatgaaaatacgtcacatcatctattttcataccttaaacaggtattcctacaaaaacaaggccaagactattgattttttaatattgattttatctaATTATTAACATCCTTTATGCAAGGTGCCATACCACGTAACTTGTCAAGGAGCCaaataatattgaacaaattCAAATCGTGATTTTCTCATTCTGGATATATGTATATCTGAATTTGTCGTCTATAAGACAAAATAAGATAATACGTGTATATATTTTAACCGGAGAACATCTTATATCAGTTGGTCATAGATCACCCTGTGTTACTAGCACAGTCATGTTATATTGCCTTTTCTGTCATTTTAACAAATCGGTCCTTCGTTTtgatacagatgcaacagcttcttgatgtGTTACTTACAATCACGATGTCTAGTGTTACTGATttgttctgttgtgttgttttattttctgatgacttaggtACCTGTGTAGGGACGGTGTTAAAAATTTCAGTATTAGTATCTATACAGTTTGTGAAATGGCGACAACATTGTTGTTGGCTGCATTTGTTACATAaaataccatgttcaaaaaatgtttcgatttttttgttgttgttgttttgaaacttgtatacaatggccttattttaagttatgtgtatattacaccCCCAACATGTAGGCTTCATTTCTATAGAATtaattctcgtgttattggttatgtacaggcaccTACATCAGTTTGACGGCAGTTGTCCCTTGAATATATGTGATAAATGTAAACACATGAATGAAAGTAAGTCAATAGTATGGAATGATTGCACACAATAAGcgatacatttttttctttgatacatgtaaaatgatatactagtaaactatatagtcaatatgaaccagaatgactctatgaattaagcaaacatccgaaaaaatatagaaacattaaaatttaatataacaacacaaaaaaaattgaaaatattctaAGCGAGATTCGAACTCTTTCTTCAAAATCATCATTTATTAGAAGTTCTATGCTCTACTGATGGAGCTACGGTGATACTTATCAATATAACTCTTATTAAGAAGGTATATAGGTACAATTTATCGGTGTAaccattttttcttcaaaaagttgttttttatgtaataaggacacactaaaccaatttcatttttgagacaaaaagtagtatgaataacaacagtcataaaaagcataacTTTTTGTTGGTTTGGAATGTCCTTCTAgggggattccctgttttttCCACCTAAAAACACCCGAAAATCcgcatattggactttcatccCTTTTGAGGGTTAAATTAACTATTGATCAcacatatcataatatatgtaaatcgatatattgatcaaaaagcatttatattttttgtttttatagtaaattttattctgtcggcactttttgaaattggcccttctgtgaaaaaaatcctcggcaaattggccctacctctttttatgaaacttatacgcaaccacaaaacacaagtcaagtttgaattttgttggcgtcacttttaccattctagatgtAAAGGGGTGAAATTTTCAGTATACCCTATCAAGTATATATACcttctataatactaaaattacgaggtccaatttgtcagccgtcatcacgtaaaaacgacgaatcaaagaattcaaatttatatataactaatatagtacaaaggtgtagattaaaaattataccactccaggcccttttgttttccacgtaattaatattgccaataattaagaagttccgggtcgagtccgataccgataccaatagtatattcacctgttacctattaccttatctgtacgttccgcatatcaggcgcaccaccaaacggtgtattcaggattaatatgctatatacacggatcataatcacagggttgacactactaaattgtcaaattgttacctattgtagtattttaatcagtaagactttctaagataacaatacgattACTAAAATTCtgtgactaaaaataaggcgtataggtacagttttcaatttgttagcgggcatggcGTAAAatagcgaatcaaagaattcaactttatttataactaatattaaaaggacaatgctgttaattaaaaaatattccattccaggaACTTTTgctttctaaataattaatattaccaataattgataagttccagttcgacgggttcaaacagaaagactttgatagcagagaaaactttgtatcttataatcggcatgactttatcagatgaccattctaatactaaaataaggcttgcgcaaagttatatactttaattcagtcacggacccgcgatatcacgggtgtgttctagtactctatatatatatacgaatatatgaaaactgttgtttcctatttgtgtttgtaacaatgtatactgtattgtttcgtatatttgtaaaaatagtattataattctcattctaataaaaaaaaaatcaccatgcTCCTTGCATGCAGTTGTCAATATCGTCGGGTATAAGAACTACGACATTTTGAATCAAGCGTTAGAATTAGTAGAAGAGACAAAAGATGAAGGTTATATTACAATCAGAAGTACGTATACCTGTTTAATTAAGTGAatcataaatgtattttatatatgttacggtttcataaaaaaaattaaaaaaaactcttctCAAGAATAAACCGACATTATTTTTTGGAAATACTGAGGGAAAGGTGCGTCTTGATTAGAAAACCCGACGACCGGACAAGCTAAACATACAAAAATACAGATTGAATGTTTAAGAACTCCCCTCTTTTGGTCGATCCTGAGGGGGGAAAGGTCCGGGAGTTAGAATCCCCCTCTATTTTAAAGATCAATGCAAGGAATAAAGACATATGTCTGGGATCAAAATTCTTTAAggaaaaaagaatttaaaagattttttttattcaaaagtagATACTTAATATTTTTTCGCTATTGGAAATGTGTTTCTTTTTAATCCAGAAACAACTTGTAGTGAACACTATTAATAGTCATGTATCGATAattgttacaaactaaaaccgagggaaacacataaaaaatatgaggaaaacaacggaacaacagaaacactgaaattacgacgctagattaaaactgatgaggaaaggtaacacccgacCACTAAAAGCTCTTTTATAGAgcctaggtggtcgagtggtctagcacGTCGGGCACAGTGGAGGCggtttggtgccacgatatctcagtagcatgagttcgaatcccggcgagggaagagcAAAAAGTttacgaaagcaaatttacatatctaacattgttgcgctgatgtttagacgaattacaTGTTTATGTCGTGTgaacatgttattattttg contains:
- the LOC139514254 gene encoding pinin-like, producing the protein MASMESGVLALQNELEKAKENLKDVDENIKKLTGRDPYEQRQGGNRRLSQSGDLRGRGRPFTPGGRRFPDNEGQAARRLVGGAFSRLGISPRAAGRGRGRGIGRGIGRGRRTADSDEEEELPNRPTIQSSVVLTPKEPKSRQASLDEQKPDKKSTARNRRMFGLLLGTLQKFKDEAKESKDKEDQRKQIENKLEEKANEEKEEIVKEKRQLFEERRQTQVKLRKIEQKIEIVETSQECQAERLKLANFIRTKAKPPIFYLPKMMNESLENKKKETATAINEMITQKQKQLDEEIEDLMAGGHDHDHPEEEEGPTGEGAGEGEGDGDKIKEGQPDKENRVSRHYRSKADEIAEQEEIPSRKRRKSSGDRGERHKSGEDKDRKHRKSDEHHKDVHKSESDKTSDNKRRKSEHSGDRAEGRHQRLSHGEGDRKGNREGDRERSRGEGERRKSHSEREKREGERDKRDGEKDKRDSEKDKRDGEKDRRESHHGDSDRRRSHGDDGHREDRRSHGEGGHEHDKEGKKKDHRTREPAKRTEKKEDGVKVSIDYDEQEGEGEVNEESNLPVQVPEIKPEIMDFSNMADIPMPDDVQLPKTT